Proteins co-encoded in one Gracilimonas sediminicola genomic window:
- a CDS encoding deoxynucleoside kinase has product MDQENKSKYVAVAGNIGAGKSSLTGLLAKHFNWEAFYESVDDNPYLQDFYEDMRRWSFNLQIYFLSSRFRHQKEMLNDDVNLIQDRTIYEDVEIFAKNLHNMNLMSDRDFANYEALFNEMSYYLRPPDLLIYLRAQVPTLVKQIQQRGRDYENTIRIEYLERLNNLYEDWIGRYPHEKLIIDTDDLDFVNNEEDLGKVIDLIDQRMFGLFN; this is encoded by the coding sequence ATGGATCAGGAAAATAAATCAAAATATGTAGCGGTAGCCGGGAATATCGGTGCCGGGAAATCATCGTTAACAGGATTACTGGCAAAACATTTTAACTGGGAGGCATTCTACGAATCGGTAGATGACAATCCGTATTTGCAGGATTTTTATGAAGACATGCGCCGATGGAGTTTTAATCTCCAGATCTATTTTCTTTCCAGCCGTTTTCGCCATCAAAAAGAGATGCTGAACGACGATGTGAACTTAATTCAGGACAGAACCATTTATGAAGACGTGGAGATTTTTGCTAAGAACCTCCACAACATGAACCTGATGAGTGATCGTGATTTTGCCAACTACGAAGCACTGTTTAATGAAATGAGCTATTACCTCCGCCCGCCGGACCTGCTCATCTACTTGCGTGCACAGGTTCCCACTTTGGTGAAGCAAATTCAGCAGCGGGGAAGAGACTATGAGAACACCATTCGCATTGAGTACCTGGAAAGGTTGAACAACCTGTATGAGGACTGGATCGGCCGTTATCCTCACGAAAAACTCATTATTGATACCGATGACCTCGATTTTGTGAATAATGAAGAGGATTTAGGGAAGGTAATTGATTTAATAGACCAGCGAATGTTTGGCTTATTTAATTGA
- a CDS encoding glucose-6-phosphate isomerase, which yields MINCDISIARKFIQDDEYLKARKKADTALDHLKNKTGPGSEWLGWRDLLADPNDAELEKIGSLGEEIRAKADVFIVCGIGGSYLGAKAVIDALSPHFGSNGPEILYAGHHIGGKYLEQLLNYLKQPKENGEPKRIYVNVISKSGSTLETALAFRMLRELLEEMYGEGASEHIICTTSKEGGLLNKLIEQKGYRKFIIPDNVGGRYSVLTPVGLLPIAVAGIDIRTLFYGAVSAYNSYEENAEDLLEYAALRNAIHESGKTIDVFATFEPELTSLGGWIQQLLGESEGKEGKGIFPTVATFSTDLHSIGQFIQQGKRSLMETFIIVEKPFSKLQVNKLEGNDDELNYLAGKSFHEINTKAREGTTEAHSEGDVPIVRVSLPALNEENIGQLIYFFELLTGIFVYSLEVNPFNQPGVEDYKKAMYRLLGK from the coding sequence ATGATCAACTGTGATATAAGTATTGCCCGAAAATTCATTCAAGATGATGAGTATCTCAAAGCCCGGAAAAAGGCAGATACCGCACTTGATCATTTAAAGAATAAAACGGGTCCCGGCTCCGAATGGCTTGGCTGGCGTGATTTGCTGGCGGATCCAAACGATGCCGAACTTGAAAAGATCGGATCTCTTGGAGAAGAGATTCGGGCTAAAGCCGATGTCTTTATAGTATGTGGAATTGGCGGTTCCTATTTAGGAGCCAAAGCCGTGATCGATGCCCTTTCTCCTCACTTTGGCAGTAATGGACCGGAAATACTATATGCCGGCCATCATATTGGAGGGAAATACCTGGAGCAGCTCCTGAATTACCTGAAGCAGCCCAAAGAGAATGGCGAGCCGAAGCGTATTTATGTGAATGTAATTTCGAAATCCGGTTCAACTCTTGAAACGGCTCTGGCATTCAGGATGCTCAGAGAACTTCTGGAGGAGATGTACGGCGAAGGTGCTTCCGAACATATTATATGCACAACCAGCAAAGAAGGCGGGCTTCTTAATAAACTGATTGAACAAAAAGGATATCGTAAATTTATTATTCCCGACAACGTTGGCGGAAGGTACTCGGTACTGACACCGGTTGGTCTGCTTCCAATTGCCGTTGCAGGCATTGATATCCGGACTCTTTTCTACGGAGCGGTTTCAGCATACAATTCGTACGAAGAAAACGCTGAAGATCTACTGGAATATGCGGCTCTTCGGAATGCCATTCATGAATCCGGTAAAACCATTGATGTATTTGCAACTTTTGAGCCGGAGCTGACTTCTCTTGGCGGGTGGATTCAACAATTGCTTGGTGAAAGTGAAGGGAAGGAGGGGAAAGGTATCTTTCCAACAGTAGCCACTTTTTCTACAGATCTGCACAGTATTGGTCAGTTTATACAGCAAGGTAAGCGCAGCCTGATGGAGACCTTTATAATCGTAGAAAAGCCATTCTCAAAATTGCAGGTAAACAAGCTTGAAGGAAATGATGATGAGCTTAATTACCTGGCCGGGAAATCATTCCACGAAATTAACACCAAAGCCCGGGAAGGAACAACCGAAGCTCACAGCGAAGGGGACGTTCCGATAGTGAGGGTTTCGTTACCTGCTTTAAACGAAGAGAACATCGGGCAGCTGATTTATTTCTTCGAGCTATTAACCGGAATTTTTGTGTATAGTTTAGAGGTCAATCCATTCAATCAACCTGGAGTGGAAGACTATAAAAAAGCCATGTATCGACTACTTGGTAAATAA
- the pfkA gene encoding 6-phosphofructokinase: MSEDLVKVKTIAVLTSGGDSPGMNAAVRAVVRAAAQSEINVYGVKHGYYGLIHDEFVEMDTHSVSNIIQRGGTILKSARSEEFRTEEGRKKAADNLKKYNIDALVAIGGDGTFTGANLLSKEHGVNAVGVPATIDNDIIGTDETIGYDSALNTALEAIDKIRDTADAHERMFLVEVMGRDTGFIALETSIASGAEIALLPEELTNVEEVKRQLNNMLKEQRRSSLVVVAEGDETGGAIKLAEKIKDDFSQYDMRVCILGHIQRGGAPTARDRVLASRLGAAAVKVLIEGHSEVMVGVVNNSLKLTPMRVAISKKKELDHSLIELAKILR, translated from the coding sequence ATGTCAGAAGATTTAGTTAAAGTCAAAACTATTGCAGTTTTGACAAGTGGAGGAGACTCTCCCGGAATGAACGCAGCCGTACGGGCTGTGGTCAGAGCTGCAGCACAATCAGAAATTAATGTATATGGAGTTAAACACGGATATTATGGTTTAATTCACGATGAATTTGTCGAAATGGATACGCACTCGGTGTCTAATATCATCCAACGTGGCGGTACCATTTTGAAATCAGCGCGTTCTGAGGAATTCCGAACCGAAGAAGGACGGAAAAAAGCAGCTGATAATCTGAAAAAGTATAATATCGATGCACTTGTTGCCATTGGCGGAGACGGTACTTTCACCGGAGCAAATTTACTCAGTAAAGAGCATGGGGTAAATGCAGTTGGTGTTCCGGCTACAATCGACAACGACATTATTGGGACGGATGAAACCATTGGTTACGACTCCGCTTTAAACACAGCCCTGGAAGCCATTGATAAAATCCGCGACACAGCTGATGCTCACGAGCGTATGTTCCTCGTTGAGGTAATGGGACGCGATACCGGCTTTATTGCCCTTGAAACCAGTATCGCCAGTGGCGCTGAAATTGCCCTTTTGCCGGAAGAACTCACGAATGTGGAAGAGGTTAAACGTCAGCTTAATAACATGCTGAAAGAACAGCGCCGAAGCAGCCTGGTTGTAGTTGCTGAAGGAGACGAAACCGGAGGAGCCATTAAATTGGCTGAAAAAATCAAAGATGATTTCTCCCAGTACGATATGCGGGTTTGTATCTTAGGTCATATTCAGCGAGGCGGTGCGCCAACAGCGCGGGATCGCGTATTGGCCAGCAGGCTTGGAGCGGCCGCTGTGAAAGTATTAATTGAAGGTCACAGTGAAGTTATGGTTGGTGTGGTCAATAATTCTCTGAAACTTACGCCAATGCGTGTTGCCATATCCAAAAAGAAAGAGTTAGACCATTCATTAATTGAATTAGCAAAAATTCTAAGGTAA
- a CDS encoding polyprenyl synthetase family protein: MIDNQELEQINSETVTRKTLKEITAPVSENLSEFRSFFKDTIQSDVFLLDQIINYLLRQKGKELRPTLVFMSANLFGEINQRSYIAATMIELLHTATLIHDDVVDEANSRRGFVSINKIWKNKAGVLLGDYLLSKGLLIALENKEHNLLEVQSRAVQKMSEGELRQLKTAGLFNMTEERYFQIISEKTASLISTCCECGAVSVTDDEDIHKKMREIGMCIGIAFQIRDDLFDYGVYDIGKPTRNDIQERKVTLPLIKAFEHASKKDAAHIRALMKKRKKSSKNVEDIVDFVHSNGGMEYAKQSMYDYANEAIEGLKTVPDSSAKQDFADLIHFVITRKK; the protein is encoded by the coding sequence ATGATCGATAACCAAGAGTTAGAGCAGATAAATTCGGAGACCGTTACCCGCAAGACCTTAAAGGAAATTACCGCCCCTGTTTCTGAAAACTTGTCGGAATTCAGGAGCTTTTTTAAGGATACCATTCAATCGGATGTATTTCTGTTAGATCAAATCATCAACTACCTGTTGCGGCAAAAAGGCAAGGAGCTTCGACCTACCCTTGTGTTCATGAGCGCTAACCTGTTCGGTGAAATAAATCAAAGAAGTTACATCGCTGCTACAATGATTGAGCTGCTGCATACGGCTACCCTCATTCATGATGATGTGGTGGACGAGGCAAACTCTCGCCGAGGATTTGTAAGCATCAATAAAATATGGAAGAACAAAGCCGGGGTATTGTTAGGTGATTATTTACTATCTAAAGGATTACTGATTGCTCTCGAGAATAAAGAGCATAACCTGTTGGAGGTTCAGTCGCGCGCCGTTCAGAAAATGAGTGAAGGAGAATTACGACAGCTCAAAACAGCCGGGCTGTTTAACATGACTGAAGAACGCTACTTCCAGATTATATCCGAAAAAACCGCCAGCCTTATTTCTACCTGTTGCGAATGCGGTGCTGTTTCGGTTACCGATGACGAAGATATCCACAAGAAAATGCGTGAAATCGGCATGTGTATTGGCATCGCCTTCCAGATCAGGGACGACCTTTTTGATTATGGAGTTTATGATATAGGTAAGCCAACCCGAAATGATATTCAGGAACGAAAGGTAACCCTCCCCCTTATCAAAGCTTTTGAGCATGCTTCCAAAAAAGATGCAGCACACATCCGGGCGTTGATGAAGAAAAGGAAGAAATCATCGAAGAATGTTGAGGACATAGTCGATTTTGTTCACTCCAACGGCGGAATGGAGTATGCCAAGCAGAGCATGTATGATTATGCAAATGAAGCTATTGAAGGTTTAAAAACGGTTCCGGATTCCTCTGCCAAACAAGACTTTGCTGATTTGATTCATTTTGTAATTACCCGGAAAAAGTAG